One part of the Sporosarcina ureae genome encodes these proteins:
- a CDS encoding YlxQ family RNA-binding protein, translated as MTKDPTKIYQLLGMAARARKIATGEDLVVQAVRSGEAHLVILSGDASKNTMKKLTNKCNTYNVEKHVFGSREELGHAIGKEARVVLALTDKGFAKKLSELLNDYNRGWANDENEST; from the coding sequence ATGACAAAAGATCCGACAAAAATTTATCAACTGCTAGGTATGGCTGCCCGCGCACGTAAAATTGCAACGGGTGAAGATTTAGTCGTACAGGCGGTTCGTTCAGGTGAAGCACATCTGGTCATCCTATCAGGCGATGCATCAAAGAATACGATGAAAAAACTAACGAATAAATGTAATACGTACAACGTTGAGAAGCATGTATTTGGAAGTCGTGAAGAACTGGGGCATGCAATTGGAAAAGAAGCCCGAGTTGTCTTGGCACTAACAGATAAAGGATTCGCAAAAAAATTATCCGAGCTACTCAACGATTATAACCGGGGGTGGGCTAATGACGAAAATGAAAGTACATGA
- the rbfA gene encoding 30S ribosome-binding factor RbfA — protein MSVRANRIAEQMKKELGDIIGQKLKDPRIGFVTVTGVDVTGDLQQAKIFISVLGTDKEKEDSLLGLSKAKGFIRSEIGQRIRLRKTPEIEFEIDESVAYGNRIESLIRKVNDENEQ, from the coding sequence ATGTCAGTGCGTGCTAATCGTATAGCTGAACAAATGAAAAAAGAATTGGGCGATATCATCGGCCAAAAACTTAAAGATCCACGTATCGGTTTTGTAACTGTTACGGGTGTAGATGTTACTGGAGACTTGCAACAAGCGAAGATTTTCATATCTGTTTTAGGGACAGATAAAGAAAAGGAAGATTCGTTACTTGGGCTCTCTAAAGCGAAAGGTTTCATACGATCAGAAATTGGTCAGAGAATTCGTTTGCGTAAAACACCTGAAATCGAATTTGAAATCGATGAATCAGTTGCTTACGGTAACCGGATCGAAAGCTTAATCCGCAAAGTAAATGATGAAAACGAACAATAA
- the nusA gene encoding transcription termination factor NusA, translating to MSSELLEALTALEQQKGISREVIVDAIEAALVTAYKRNFNQAQNVRVDLNLNKGTMAVYSRKDVVEEVEDDRLQISLEDAQMINPVYELTDVVEEEVTPRDFGRIAAQTAKQVVTQRVREAERGLIYEEYIDREEDIVNGIVERMDPKNLFVGLGKVEAVLPTSEQIQTENYAPHDRIKVYITKVERTARGPQVFVSRTHPGLLRRLFELEVPEIYDGTVEIKSIAREAGDRSKISVYTTNEEVDPVGSCVGSRGARVQSISNELNGEKVDIVEWSEDPVVFVANALSPSKVIDVQVNEEERSTTVVVPDYQLSLAIGKRGQNARLAAKLTGWKIDIKSETDARELGIYPREESLAVLVEEPEVETDEFLETYEYEEEIPVETAEDFDLYADEDKED from the coding sequence ATGAGTAGTGAGCTACTCGAGGCATTGACAGCTCTTGAACAGCAAAAAGGTATATCAAGAGAAGTAATAGTTGATGCGATTGAAGCAGCGCTTGTAACAGCGTACAAACGAAATTTTAACCAGGCGCAAAACGTCCGTGTTGATTTGAACTTAAATAAAGGCACTATGGCTGTCTATTCAAGAAAAGACGTAGTAGAAGAAGTGGAAGATGATCGTTTGCAAATTTCATTGGAAGATGCACAAATGATCAATCCAGTCTATGAACTAACAGATGTCGTCGAAGAAGAAGTTACACCACGTGACTTTGGCCGTATTGCTGCGCAAACCGCTAAACAAGTTGTGACACAACGTGTACGTGAAGCTGAACGCGGTTTGATTTATGAAGAGTATATCGACCGTGAAGAAGATATCGTAAACGGAATCGTAGAGCGTATGGATCCGAAAAACTTATTCGTTGGATTAGGAAAAGTGGAGGCTGTATTGCCGACAAGCGAACAAATCCAAACAGAAAACTATGCTCCGCACGATCGCATTAAAGTGTATATTACAAAAGTCGAAAGAACAGCACGCGGACCGCAAGTGTTTGTTTCTAGAACACACCCAGGGCTACTACGTCGTTTATTCGAACTTGAAGTACCTGAAATCTATGATGGAACAGTGGAAATTAAATCGATTGCACGCGAAGCCGGTGATCGTTCGAAAATCTCTGTTTACACAACAAATGAAGAAGTAGATCCGGTCGGTTCTTGTGTAGGTTCAAGAGGGGCGCGCGTACAATCTATTTCAAATGAATTAAATGGCGAAAAAGTGGACATCGTAGAGTGGTCAGAAGACCCTGTAGTCTTCGTTGCAAATGCTCTAAGTCCTTCTAAAGTAATTGATGTACAAGTAAATGAAGAAGAACGCTCGACAACAGTTGTCGTGCCGGATTACCAACTTTCATTAGCTATCGGAAAAAGAGGGCAAAATGCAAGATTGGCTGCTAAATTAACAGGCTGGAAAATCGACATCAAAAGCGAAACTGACGCTAGAGAATTAGGGATCTATCCTCGTGAAGAATCTCTTGCAGTTCTAGTAGAAGAACCTGAAGTCGAAACAGATGAGTTCTTGGAAACATACGAGTATGAAGAAGAAATACCTGTTGAAACAGCTGAAGACTTTGATTTATACGCAGATGAAGACAAAGAAGATTGA
- the truB gene encoding tRNA pseudouridine(55) synthase TruB: MNGILPLWKEKGMTSHDCVFKLRKILKTKKVGHTGTLDPEVEGVLPICIGRATKVASYITDAGKEYIATVSIGRSTETEDAQGETVASDLTHKEFSKKQIMEALEQLTGEITQIPPMYSAVKVNGRRLYEYARKGIEVERPIRKVQIDQIDLLDEKQSFTGEEVTFSIRVRCGKGTYIRTLAVQIGELLGYPAHMHSLIRTVSGNFNESHCKTLAEVAQIMDQGQVQTILRPIEDVLTEFPQLELEESLVESIRNGQVLPAVPLLNDHPSIMMMFEGRVLAIYQNHPTKPGLMKPEKMLLASE, translated from the coding sequence ATGAACGGGATTTTGCCTTTATGGAAAGAGAAGGGCATGACATCGCATGACTGTGTCTTTAAACTTCGGAAAATATTAAAGACGAAAAAAGTAGGTCATACCGGTACGTTGGATCCTGAAGTAGAAGGCGTTTTGCCCATCTGCATAGGAAGAGCTACAAAAGTGGCTTCTTATATTACCGATGCGGGAAAAGAATATATTGCTACTGTATCGATAGGCCGCTCAACAGAAACTGAGGATGCGCAAGGTGAGACGGTCGCTAGTGATTTGACACATAAGGAATTCTCGAAGAAGCAAATTATGGAAGCACTAGAGCAATTGACAGGGGAAATTACACAAATCCCTCCTATGTACTCAGCGGTAAAAGTAAACGGCAGACGACTGTATGAATACGCGCGGAAAGGCATCGAAGTAGAAAGACCGATTCGTAAAGTGCAGATCGATCAAATCGATTTATTGGATGAGAAACAATCGTTTACTGGTGAAGAAGTGACATTTTCCATTAGAGTACGATGTGGAAAAGGAACTTATATTCGAACGCTAGCAGTGCAAATTGGTGAACTTCTCGGATATCCAGCACATATGCATTCTTTAATCCGTACCGTTTCGGGTAATTTTAATGAATCCCATTGTAAAACTTTAGCTGAAGTAGCGCAAATAATGGACCAAGGACAAGTGCAGACCATCTTGCGTCCTATCGAAGACGTGTTGACTGAATTTCCACAGCTAGAACTGGAAGAATCTTTAGTAGAATCCATACGAAATGGTCAAGTGCTCCCAGCAGTACCACTGCTCAACGATCACCCTTCCATCATGATGATGTTCGAGGGTCGCGTATTGGCGATCTATCAAAACCACCCAACAAAGCCTGGATTAATGAAACCAGAAAAAATGCTACTGGCTAGTGAGTAA
- a CDS encoding DUF503 domain-containing protein, with protein sequence MIVYAECSFYIPSAASLKDKRSVLNRMRDRVKNSYNVSVAEIDHQDLWQRTTFALVAVASSKDAAEREVRRAIRLFESNPDWEMTACTVDYL encoded by the coding sequence ATGATTGTTTACGCGGAATGTTCTTTCTACATCCCGTCAGCAGCTTCGTTAAAAGATAAACGATCAGTGCTGAACCGGATGAGAGATCGGGTGAAAAATTCCTATAATGTATCTGTTGCAGAAATTGATCATCAGGATTTATGGCAACGTACCACTTTTGCTTTAGTTGCTGTTGCATCTTCGAAAGACGCAGCAGAACGAGAAGTAAGACGTGCGATTCGTCTGTTTGAATCCAATCCTGATTGGGAAATGACCGCGTGTACAGTTGACTACTTATGA
- the rnpM gene encoding RNase P modulator RnpM, whose product MSNNRKIPLRKCAATGDMLPKKEMIRIVRTKEGEVSVDLTGKKSGRGTYVSKTEDAVEKARKQHSFEHQLGVKVPEQVYDDLLHAIRREAIK is encoded by the coding sequence ATGTCGAACAATCGGAAAATCCCTTTGCGTAAATGTGCAGCGACTGGTGACATGTTACCTAAAAAAGAAATGATACGAATTGTCCGTACGAAAGAAGGAGAAGTATCCGTAGATTTGACAGGAAAGAAGTCAGGCCGCGGTACATATGTTTCTAAAACGGAGGATGCCGTGGAGAAAGCACGTAAGCAACACTCATTTGAACATCAATTGGGAGTTAAAGTGCCGGAACAAGTCTACGATGACCTTTTACATGCCATTCGGCGAGAGGCAATCAAATGA
- the infB gene encoding translation initiation factor IF-2, translating to MTKMKVHEYARSIGKTSRDLAEELLKSDIVIKSHMEELDPVSIAKLDEKFGDLKKPEVKTTTVKPASKPANQRTDRPSNTNKPASTQGTNRPASNQGGSNRPSSTRPQGQSTSAPKTGSTPPPRQAQGGGPRPAGGGGRPGGGRGGRPPARGINQGRRRYRPAVPAQKVEIPLPDKITFYESLSVGELAKKLGKEPSEIIKKLFMLGVMATINQELDKDAIELICAEYEVEVEEEIRIDVTDLEIYFEDPEEEEEVAGELTERPPVVTIMGHVDHGKTTLLDSIRDTKVTQGEAGGITQHIGAYQITANGKKITFLDTPGHEAFTTMRARGAKVTDLTILVVAADDGVMPQTIEAINHAKAAEVPIIVAVNKMDKPAANPDRVMQELTEHGLVAEDWGGDTIFVPISALKGEGIEQLLEMVLLVAEVGEFTADTSIRARGTVIEAQLDKGKGSVATLLVQNGTLHVGDPIVVGNTYGRVRAMVSDLGRRVKEAGPSTPVEITGLSDVPFAGDRFVVFKDEKTARQIGETRAGEALQEQRVEKTRVTLDNLFDQMKQGEMKELNLIVKADVQGAVEAMAASLMKIEVEGVNVKIIHTGAGAINESDISLAAASNAIVIGFNVRPDTNAKRAAEAEGVDIRLHRVIYKVIEEIESAMTGLLDPEYEEKVIGQAEVRETFKVSKIGTIAGSYVIDGKISRDAGVRVLRDNIVVFEGELDTLKRFKDDAKEVAKGYECGITIKKFNDVKEGDIIEAYIMEEIKRV from the coding sequence ATGACGAAAATGAAAGTACATGAATATGCCAGATCAATAGGAAAAACAAGTAGAGATCTTGCTGAAGAATTACTTAAGAGTGATATTGTGATTAAGAGCCATATGGAAGAACTAGATCCAGTTTCAATTGCAAAATTAGACGAAAAGTTCGGAGACTTGAAAAAGCCTGAGGTGAAAACTACTACAGTTAAGCCGGCGAGCAAGCCAGCGAACCAAAGAACAGATCGTCCAAGCAATACAAACAAACCAGCTTCAACACAAGGTACTAATCGTCCTGCTAGTAACCAAGGCGGATCGAACCGACCATCATCAACACGTCCACAAGGGCAATCTACATCAGCTCCAAAAACGGGTAGCACTCCGCCACCTCGTCAAGCACAAGGCGGCGGACCACGTCCAGCTGGTGGAGGCGGTCGTCCAGGCGGCGGTCGCGGTGGAAGACCACCAGCACGCGGAATCAACCAAGGGCGCCGTAGATATCGTCCGGCAGTACCAGCACAAAAGGTTGAAATACCTTTACCGGATAAAATCACATTTTATGAATCATTGTCAGTTGGCGAGCTAGCTAAAAAGTTAGGTAAAGAGCCTTCCGAGATCATTAAAAAGTTGTTCATGCTTGGGGTAATGGCTACCATTAACCAAGAATTAGATAAAGATGCAATTGAATTGATTTGTGCTGAATACGAGGTTGAGGTAGAAGAAGAGATCCGTATTGACGTAACAGACTTGGAGATCTACTTCGAAGATCCTGAAGAGGAAGAAGAAGTAGCAGGCGAGTTGACAGAGCGACCACCAGTCGTCACTATCATGGGTCACGTAGACCATGGTAAAACAACATTGCTTGACTCGATTCGTGACACGAAAGTAACTCAAGGTGAAGCGGGTGGTATTACTCAGCATATTGGTGCATACCAAATAACAGCTAATGGCAAGAAAATCACATTTTTAGATACGCCAGGTCACGAAGCTTTCACAACAATGAGAGCACGTGGTGCAAAAGTCACAGACTTAACAATCTTAGTTGTTGCAGCGGATGACGGTGTAATGCCGCAAACGATTGAAGCGATCAATCATGCGAAAGCTGCTGAAGTTCCAATCATTGTAGCAGTTAATAAAATGGATAAACCAGCAGCAAATCCAGACCGTGTCATGCAAGAATTGACTGAACACGGTTTAGTCGCAGAAGATTGGGGCGGCGACACCATTTTCGTTCCGATTTCCGCACTAAAAGGTGAAGGAATTGAACAGTTACTTGAAATGGTTTTACTAGTTGCAGAAGTAGGAGAATTTACTGCGGATACATCTATTAGAGCTAGAGGAACTGTAATTGAAGCGCAGCTCGACAAAGGTAAAGGTTCAGTAGCTACATTGCTTGTACAAAATGGTACATTACATGTAGGAGATCCAATCGTTGTCGGAAATACGTATGGTCGTGTACGTGCAATGGTCAGTGACCTTGGACGTCGCGTAAAAGAAGCAGGCCCATCCACACCGGTAGAAATTACTGGATTGAGTGATGTTCCATTTGCAGGAGATCGTTTCGTTGTGTTTAAAGATGAAAAGACTGCTCGTCAAATCGGGGAAACACGTGCCGGAGAAGCTCTTCAAGAACAACGCGTAGAAAAAACTCGTGTGACACTTGATAACTTATTTGACCAAATGAAACAAGGTGAAATGAAAGAATTGAACTTGATTGTTAAAGCAGATGTACAAGGTGCGGTTGAGGCAATGGCGGCTTCTTTAATGAAGATCGAAGTTGAAGGCGTTAACGTTAAAATCATCCACACTGGTGCAGGTGCTATCAATGAGTCCGATATTTCATTGGCTGCTGCGTCCAACGCAATCGTTATTGGGTTTAACGTACGACCTGATACCAATGCAAAACGGGCTGCGGAAGCAGAAGGCGTAGACATCCGTCTACACCGTGTCATCTATAAAGTAATTGAAGAAATTGAATCTGCTATGACTGGATTACTTGATCCTGAGTATGAAGAAAAGGTAATTGGTCAGGCGGAAGTTCGTGAAACATTTAAAGTATCGAAGATCGGTACGATTGCAGGAAGCTATGTAATCGATGGTAAGATCTCTCGTGATGCTGGCGTTCGTGTATTACGCGATAACATTGTAGTCTTTGAAGGCGAACTTGATACATTGAAGCGTTTCAAAGATGATGCAAAAGAAGTCGCAAAAGGCTATGAATGTGGAATTACCATTAAGAAATTCAATGATGTCAAAGAAGGAGATATCATCGAAGCGTACATTATGGAAGAAATCAAGCGAGTATGA